CGTTTCATTCCTGGCATCTCCTTCATCGGACGAACCATGGAATACACCATTTATGAGAAGGATACCGTGCCTGTAGTGTACGACAAGACCGTCAATTCCGTTTATCTGCAAGTGCCGTTGTATTTCAAATTCCGCTCACGCAGGATCAACAACTGGCGCGTGTACATCATGGGCGGTGGCAAGTTCATGTACGATATGGCCACCAAGGCCGATGTGAAAAGTGATGAGGTGATTCTGAAAATGAAACGGGAAGATTACACGTGGGATCTGGGTGTCGGTGTCGATTTCTACCTCGAATATTTCAAGCTCACCACCGAAGTGAAAATGGCCTTCGGTCTGAACAACCTAATGGTGAAAGATCAAACGGTCTTCACCAACTCCATTCAGTCGCTCAACTCCAAAACCTTTCTGTTCTCGCTTTATTTTGAGTAAATTGACTCAAACCCCATATATCACCCCATACTTTTTCTGGGCGTAATCCATAAAGTACTTGGCGTTCAGCGGTTCGCCCGTAATGCGTTCCGAAAGCTCATCCGAACCATATTGTCTTCCATATTGGTGGATGTTCTCGCGAAGCCACGCCAACAGATTTTTCAGGTACGGACGGGCATCATTCGGGTCGAGCGTTCCGATCTGGTTTTCCGCAGCCGCATGGAACTGAGCCGCGTAGAAACTACCAATAGAGTAGGTAGGGAAGTAGCCGATGCTGCCATGGCTCCAATGGATGTCCTGCAACACACCTTGGCTATCGCTCGGAACATCCACACCCAAATATTCCTTGTATTTCGCGTTCCACGCGGATGGAAGATCGGCCGCATTCAGCTTCTCTTCCATGATCGCCTTCTCGATCTCGTAGCGGATCAGAATATGGAAATGGTAG
This Flavobacteriales bacterium DNA region includes the following protein-coding sequences:
- a CDS encoding outer membrane beta-barrel protein, encoding MRNISRHILLITTVILAFAAVTVPKMARAQFPHKYKEKKMLNLTKYDRKLVHFGFILGMNYADIAVKLKDNIQALDSVYVVQPKGSPGFDLGIVSDLRMGEHFNLRFIPGISFIGRTMEYTIYEKDTVPVVYDKTVNSVYLQVPLYFKFRSRRINNWRVYIMGGGKFMYDMATKADVKSDEVILKMKREDYTWDLGVGVDFYLEYFKLTTEVKMAFGLNNLMVKDQTVFTNSIQSLNSKTFLFSLYFE